In the genome of Nocardioides marmoribigeumensis, one region contains:
- a CDS encoding ABC transporter ATP-binding protein gives MERAVVAQDLVKTYGDLRAVDGVSLEVGVGETFGILGPNGAGKTTTLELLEGLRKPDAGRAELLGHPSHPRDTALLRRIGVQLQTSAFFERLTAREQIRTFGALYDVPPDRAEAWLDRVGLAEKASSRTENLSGGQKQRLAIACALVHDPELVFLDEPTAALDPQARHNLWDLLRSLTESQRTIVLTTHHLEEADLLCERVAIMDGGRILRLGTPAELRASLDARSGPDARPATLDDVFLDLTGREYRP, from the coding sequence ATGGAGCGCGCCGTCGTAGCCCAGGACCTGGTCAAGACCTACGGCGACCTGCGTGCGGTCGACGGTGTCTCGCTCGAGGTGGGGGTCGGCGAGACCTTCGGCATCCTCGGACCCAACGGCGCCGGCAAGACCACGACGCTGGAGCTGCTCGAGGGACTGCGCAAGCCGGACGCGGGGCGGGCCGAGCTGCTGGGGCACCCGTCCCACCCGCGCGACACCGCGCTCCTGCGCCGCATCGGCGTGCAGCTGCAGACCTCGGCGTTCTTCGAGCGCCTCACCGCGCGCGAGCAGATCCGCACCTTCGGGGCGCTGTACGACGTGCCGCCCGACCGTGCGGAGGCGTGGCTCGATCGCGTGGGCCTGGCGGAGAAGGCGTCCTCGCGCACCGAGAACCTGTCGGGCGGGCAGAAGCAGAGGCTCGCGATCGCCTGCGCGCTGGTCCACGACCCCGAGCTGGTGTTCCTCGACGAGCCGACCGCGGCTCTCGACCCGCAGGCGCGGCACAACCTGTGGGACCTGCTGCGCAGCCTCACCGAGTCGCAGCGGACGATCGTGCTCACCACGCACCACCTCGAGGAGGCCGACCTGCTGTGCGAGCGCGTGGCGATCATGGACGGCGGCCGGATCCTCCGGCTCGGGACGCCGGCGGAGCTGCGCGCCTCGCTCGACGCCCGGTCCGGACCCGACGCGCGACCCGCCACCCTCGACGACGTCTTCCTCGACCTGACCGGGCGGGAGTACCGCCCGTGA
- a CDS encoding universal stress protein produces MTSAHGIVVGVTGKGQDTAALRWAGERAARTGERVTLAHAYGHVLPPPPPSVLVADEPLAEAASYLLHGCVEAYLHVAPEGVDKPEAVLDDGRPGQMLVDLSRDADLVVVSHRDRSHRIHTGSTTTAVATHAHCPVVAVPEGWSPDHTGEWVTVGVHEGGAPQQVLETAAAEASSTGAPLRLVHGWHLDSVYDDLISARIDPEWDTRLEHDLLAAARPVLEQHPGLPIEVQALHEWPADALSRLAATSRLLVVGRHTHHTPLPHRLGSVARTAIRTSTCPVLVVPVG; encoded by the coding sequence ATGACCAGCGCACACGGAATCGTCGTCGGAGTGACCGGGAAGGGCCAGGACACAGCGGCCCTGCGGTGGGCCGGGGAGCGAGCCGCCCGCACGGGCGAGCGCGTCACCCTCGCGCACGCCTACGGGCACGTGCTCCCGCCTCCTCCACCGAGCGTGCTGGTGGCCGACGAACCGCTGGCCGAGGCCGCGTCGTACCTCCTCCACGGCTGCGTGGAGGCCTACCTCCACGTGGCGCCGGAGGGCGTCGACAAGCCGGAGGCCGTGCTGGACGACGGGCGGCCCGGGCAGATGCTGGTCGACCTGAGCCGGGACGCGGACCTGGTCGTGGTCAGCCACCGCGACCGGAGCCACCGCATCCACACCGGCTCGACGACGACCGCGGTCGCCACTCACGCACACTGCCCGGTGGTGGCCGTGCCCGAGGGCTGGTCGCCGGACCACACCGGCGAGTGGGTGACGGTCGGCGTCCACGAGGGGGGCGCGCCCCAGCAGGTGCTGGAGACGGCCGCAGCAGAGGCCTCGTCCACCGGGGCCCCGCTGCGGCTGGTGCACGGGTGGCACCTCGACTCGGTGTACGACGACCTGATCAGCGCCAGGATCGACCCCGAGTGGGACACCCGTCTCGAGCACGACCTGCTGGCCGCGGCGCGGCCGGTCCTCGAGCAGCACCCCGGCCTCCCGATCGAGGTCCAGGCGCTGCACGAGTGGCCCGCCGACGCGCTGTCCCGGCTCGCGGCGACCTCCCGGCTGCTCGTGGTGGGCCGGCACACCCACCACACCCCGCTGCCCCACCGGCTGGGCTCGGTGGCCCGCACCGCCATCCGCACCTCCACCTGCCCGGTCCTGGTGGTGCCCGTAGGTTGA
- a CDS encoding immune inhibitor A domain-containing protein → MKTPRKGASAAVVAAAVTAALMQPTTAQAVTDPGTATNTTAKRPDNRPGPLANEVAAKRARALELLTSGKAKLTQRAGGGAVVRVGAASPQDPSAFVEFPREKTDKIWTVLAEYGDQVDKTYGGTPGPEHNQIKEPVRAEDNSTVWEKDFSKAYYDNIFSGDSNESMAGYYKEQSGGRYSVDVTTEDWVTLPHNGAYYGANPREDEGGAWDYVNDAVDTWYAQQKAAGKSDAQIADYLSQFDVWDRYDFDGDGNYNEPDGYIDHFQSVHAGEGEEGNGGADAIWSHRSYVHGDEYGQTGPGLAGDNGEYSLLGGVQIGETGLYVGDYTVEPENGGLGVFAHEFGHDLGLPDFYDTAGGENGTSFWTVMSSGSWMSYGDPTGIGTHANGFGPDEKFFLGWLDYSVAQPDGKAATFKLGPSANTYDGADQAVMVPLEDKEMSAEYTKPYAGAKSWWTGTGDDLANRLTTTEKLPAAKTITVTAKAWYDIEKNYDYLIGQYSTDGIHWKNAGSITGSSNGKWTGIRYSYSPGAASKFRFLYKTDTGVALAGAFLDNIVFKAGNKTVLSDGAEDGSTGFTPKGFKATDGTASRVAPQYYWLENRQYVGADATLENGPYQFSKGYTAPNWVEHFPFQDGLLVWFQDKRQVDNNTIDHNGYGQSLPVDASPAKFSYEGTTAAPSNRRQPFDATFGLDQVDPVCLHREVLVGKGKNQTVQTQQACGPTGRQQRSFNDSDPNRYWSSSNPLNSTKVAGAGVVATVLSEDDGFLTVEVTNPKQ, encoded by the coding sequence GTGAAGACACCCCGCAAGGGCGCGTCGGCAGCAGTGGTGGCGGCAGCCGTCACCGCCGCGCTGATGCAGCCGACGACCGCCCAGGCCGTGACCGATCCGGGCACCGCCACCAACACGACCGCCAAGCGGCCGGACAACCGGCCCGGGCCCCTCGCCAACGAGGTGGCCGCCAAGCGCGCCAGGGCCCTGGAGCTGCTCACCTCCGGCAAGGCCAAGCTGACCCAGCGCGCGGGCGGCGGGGCCGTCGTACGCGTCGGCGCCGCGAGCCCGCAGGACCCGTCGGCGTTCGTGGAGTTCCCGCGCGAGAAGACCGACAAGATCTGGACCGTCCTGGCGGAGTACGGCGACCAGGTCGACAAGACCTACGGCGGCACCCCCGGGCCCGAGCACAACCAGATCAAGGAGCCGGTCCGCGCCGAGGACAACTCGACGGTGTGGGAGAAGGACTTCTCCAAGGCGTACTACGACAACATCTTCAGCGGCGACTCCAACGAGTCGATGGCCGGCTACTACAAGGAGCAGTCCGGCGGCCGCTACTCGGTGGACGTGACCACCGAGGACTGGGTCACGCTGCCCCACAACGGCGCCTACTACGGGGCCAACCCGCGTGAGGACGAGGGCGGCGCCTGGGACTACGTCAACGACGCGGTCGACACCTGGTACGCCCAGCAGAAGGCGGCCGGCAAGTCCGACGCGCAGATCGCCGACTACCTCTCGCAGTTCGACGTCTGGGACCGCTACGACTTCGACGGCGACGGCAACTACAACGAGCCCGACGGCTACATCGACCACTTCCAGTCGGTGCACGCCGGCGAGGGCGAGGAGGGCAACGGCGGCGCCGACGCGATCTGGTCGCACCGCTCCTACGTCCACGGCGACGAGTACGGCCAGACCGGCCCGGGTCTCGCGGGCGACAACGGCGAGTACTCCCTGCTCGGTGGCGTGCAGATCGGCGAGACCGGCCTCTACGTCGGCGACTACACCGTGGAGCCGGAGAACGGCGGCCTCGGCGTCTTCGCCCACGAGTTCGGCCACGACCTCGGCCTGCCCGACTTCTACGACACCGCCGGCGGTGAGAACGGCACGTCGTTCTGGACCGTCATGTCGTCCGGCTCGTGGATGTCGTACGGCGACCCGACCGGCATCGGCACGCACGCCAACGGCTTCGGCCCCGACGAGAAGTTCTTCCTCGGCTGGCTGGACTACTCCGTGGCCCAGCCCGACGGCAAGGCGGCCACGTTCAAGCTCGGCCCGTCGGCGAACACCTACGACGGCGCCGACCAGGCCGTGATGGTGCCGCTGGAGGACAAGGAGATGTCGGCGGAGTACACCAAGCCCTACGCCGGCGCGAAGTCCTGGTGGACCGGCACGGGCGACGACCTCGCCAACCGCCTCACCACGACCGAGAAGCTCCCCGCGGCCAAGACGATCACCGTCACCGCCAAGGCGTGGTACGACATCGAGAAGAACTACGACTACCTGATCGGCCAGTACTCCACCGACGGGATCCACTGGAAGAACGCGGGCTCCATCACCGGCAGCTCCAACGGCAAGTGGACCGGCATCAGGTACTCCTACTCGCCGGGCGCAGCGTCGAAGTTCCGCTTCCTCTACAAGACCGACACGGGCGTGGCCCTGGCCGGTGCGTTCCTCGACAACATCGTGTTCAAGGCCGGCAACAAGACCGTCCTGTCCGACGGCGCCGAGGACGGCAGCACCGGCTTCACGCCCAAGGGCTTCAAGGCCACCGACGGCACCGCCTCGCGGGTCGCGCCGCAGTACTACTGGCTGGAGAACCGGCAGTACGTCGGCGCCGACGCCACGCTGGAGAACGGCCCCTACCAGTTCAGCAAGGGCTACACGGCCCCCAACTGGGTGGAGCACTTCCCGTTCCAGGACGGTCTGCTGGTGTGGTTCCAGGACAAGCGTCAGGTCGACAACAACACGATCGACCACAACGGCTACGGCCAGTCGCTCCCGGTCGACGCCTCGCCCGCGAAGTTCTCCTACGAGGGCACGACGGCTGCACCCAGCAACCGCCGCCAGCCGTTCGACGCGACCTTCGGGCTGGACCAGGTCGACCCCGTCTGCCTGCACCGTGAGGTGCTCGTCGGCAAGGGCAAGAACCAGACCGTCCAGACCCAGCAGGCCTGTGGCCCGACCGGTCGTCAGCAGCGGTCGTTCAACGACTCCGACCCCAACCGCTACTGGAGCTCGAGCAACCCGCTCAACTCCACCAAGGTGGCCGGTGCCGGCGTCGTCGCGACCGTCCTGTCGGAGGACGACGGCTTCCTGACCGTGGAGGTCACGAACCCGAAGCAGTAA
- a CDS encoding cold-shock protein, which translates to MAQGTVKWFNAEKGFGFIAPTEGPDVFVHYSEIQGNGYKSLEENQQVEFDIVQGPKGPQASQVRAI; encoded by the coding sequence ATGGCACAGGGAACCGTCAAGTGGTTCAACGCTGAGAAGGGCTTCGGCTTCATCGCTCCCACTGAGGGGCCGGACGTCTTCGTCCACTACTCGGAGATCCAGGGCAACGGCTACAAGTCGCTCGAGGAGAACCAGCAGGTCGAGTTCGACATCGTGCAGGGCCCCAAGGGCCCGCAGGCCTCGCAGGTCCGCGCGATCTGA
- a CDS encoding ABC transporter permease, with the protein MSPAFRAIALAILKGFVRDRASVFFALVFPLMFLVLFGGIFNDPQQSKVELVQVGAVPLIDDLPADARKAWDETFETTRTQDRAGAITRVRKGDADVAVEMRGDTLVAHYTQTDAVRAAITQGTLRAFVDAANVAASGRPPAFTLRTERVEDDSLKTIQFVTPGLLGWAVAMSAAFGAAATLQGWRESKLLRRLQLSPAPAGAIVSARVLVTITIALVQLAIFVGLGMAAFGLQLDGAWWMAVPLLVTGTLAFMSLGLLAGALSRTTEGAVNLANFLVLPMAFLSGSFFPLEGAPSWLQVVSKALPLRHLNDAMLDVMVRGEGPASALVPMAILLAFAAVLTFVASRLFRWDTA; encoded by the coding sequence GTGAGCCCCGCCTTCCGTGCGATCGCGCTGGCGATCCTCAAGGGATTCGTGCGGGACCGGGCGTCGGTGTTCTTCGCCCTCGTCTTCCCGCTGATGTTCCTGGTGCTGTTCGGCGGGATCTTCAACGACCCGCAGCAGTCCAAGGTCGAGCTCGTGCAGGTCGGAGCGGTGCCGCTGATCGACGACCTCCCCGCCGACGCCCGCAAGGCGTGGGACGAGACGTTCGAGACCACCCGCACCCAGGACCGCGCCGGCGCGATCACCCGAGTGCGCAAGGGCGATGCCGACGTCGCGGTCGAGATGAGGGGCGACACGCTGGTCGCGCACTACACGCAGACCGACGCCGTCCGGGCGGCGATCACCCAGGGCACGCTCCGCGCGTTCGTCGACGCCGCCAACGTCGCCGCGTCCGGCAGGCCGCCGGCCTTCACCCTTCGCACCGAGCGGGTCGAGGACGACTCGCTCAAGACCATCCAGTTCGTCACGCCCGGCCTCCTGGGCTGGGCCGTCGCGATGAGCGCGGCCTTCGGGGCAGCCGCCACGCTGCAGGGCTGGCGGGAGAGCAAGCTGCTGCGACGGCTGCAGCTCTCACCGGCCCCGGCCGGGGCGATCGTGAGCGCCCGGGTGCTGGTGACGATCACGATCGCCCTGGTGCAGCTGGCGATCTTCGTCGGTCTCGGGATGGCCGCCTTCGGACTGCAGCTCGACGGCGCCTGGTGGATGGCGGTCCCCCTGCTGGTCACCGGCACGCTGGCGTTCATGTCGCTCGGGCTCCTCGCCGGTGCGCTGTCCCGCACGACGGAGGGAGCGGTCAACCTGGCCAACTTCCTCGTCCTGCCGATGGCGTTCCTGTCCGGCTCGTTCTTCCCGCTGGAGGGCGCGCCGTCCTGGTTGCAGGTCGTCTCGAAGGCCCTCCCCCTGCGCCACCTCAACGACGCGATGCTCGACGTGATGGTCCGCGGCGAGGGGCCCGCCTCGGCGCTGGTCCCGATGGCGATCCTGCTCGCCTTCGCCGCCGTCCTCACGTTCGTGGCGTCCCGGCTGTTCCGGTGGGACACCGCCTGA
- a CDS encoding DUF1876 domain-containing protein gives MHAHQWKVSLNLSESGPHTVAEAVLHTDAGTELRHEGRARRHPTDRDVPEIGDELAVSRALMGLAQDLFEATVADVEQNTGAEAAISL, from the coding sequence ATGCATGCCCACCAGTGGAAGGTCAGCCTCAACCTCAGCGAGAGCGGTCCCCACACGGTCGCGGAGGCGGTGCTCCACACCGACGCCGGCACCGAGCTGCGCCACGAGGGCCGCGCGCGCCGCCACCCCACCGACCGCGACGTCCCCGAGATCGGTGACGAGCTCGCGGTGAGCCGCGCCCTCATGGGGCTGGCGCAGGACCTGTTCGAGGCGACCGTCGCCGACGTCGAGCAGAACACCGGCGCCGAGGCCGCGATCTCGCTCTGA
- a CDS encoding ATP-binding domain-containing protein — MTIDLAFGPKLLDDTPAFANGAERVVWQALRDQLGPDDVLGAGVRFTHQGHDREVDLLVGIAGAGVTTVEVKGGSVWLEGGDWCMRRGGEVVTVDPVGQARNGKYALRDYVNADPRWQRRRMRMAHAVALPHTDVPADFATPDCPRDSVFGRGDLDGLVDGLRCLLDQQTGHPPTSAADLAVLADVLGGRFLPQATLLAEAYEREDDAQHLTEQQAMILDAIRHLNRVEVRGGAGSGKTWLAIEQARRLAAQGQRVALVCYSRGLASYFHRRVATFRSHRHRPAYVGLFHGLGEHWGARLPESTDDREGWEVRLPAEMTRLAEDLPENHRFDAVVVDEAQDFSDTWWPALLSALRTEESGIYVFSDESQRVFARFGGPQVSLLPLMLDANLRNTKQIGQTFTDLAPFRMRLRGGDGPDVRFLPCSADEALDLADEAVDDLLDDWRPEDVALLTTGSRHPEQKARQERGQDHYWESFWDEDQVFYGHVLGFKGLERRVVVLAVNDTHLERARERLYVGLSRARDQLVVCGDPDYIREVGGESLWRTLQA; from the coding sequence GTGACGATCGACCTGGCCTTCGGACCGAAGCTGCTGGACGACACTCCGGCCTTCGCCAACGGGGCCGAGCGGGTGGTGTGGCAGGCCCTGCGCGACCAGCTGGGGCCCGACGACGTGCTCGGCGCCGGAGTGCGGTTCACCCACCAGGGTCACGACCGCGAGGTCGACCTGCTCGTCGGGATCGCCGGGGCCGGCGTCACGACCGTCGAGGTCAAGGGCGGGTCCGTCTGGCTCGAGGGCGGCGACTGGTGCATGCGCCGCGGCGGGGAGGTCGTCACGGTCGACCCGGTCGGGCAGGCCCGCAACGGCAAGTACGCGCTGCGCGACTACGTCAACGCCGATCCCCGCTGGCAGCGGCGCCGGATGCGGATGGCCCACGCCGTCGCGCTGCCGCACACTGACGTGCCGGCGGACTTCGCCACGCCGGACTGCCCGCGCGACTCGGTGTTCGGACGGGGAGACCTCGACGGCCTGGTCGACGGGTTGCGGTGCCTGCTCGACCAGCAGACCGGTCACCCACCCACCAGCGCCGCCGACCTCGCCGTCCTCGCCGACGTCCTCGGTGGCCGCTTCCTGCCGCAAGCCACCCTGCTCGCCGAGGCCTACGAGCGCGAGGACGACGCCCAGCACCTGACCGAGCAGCAGGCGATGATCCTGGACGCGATCCGTCACCTCAACCGTGTGGAGGTCCGCGGGGGAGCGGGCAGCGGCAAGACGTGGCTCGCGATCGAGCAGGCGCGACGGCTGGCGGCGCAGGGGCAGCGAGTGGCGCTGGTCTGCTACTCACGCGGGCTGGCGTCGTACTTCCACCGTCGCGTGGCGACCTTCAGGAGCCACCGCCACCGCCCGGCGTACGTCGGGCTCTTCCACGGGCTCGGGGAGCACTGGGGCGCCCGGCTGCCCGAGTCCACCGACGACCGCGAGGGCTGGGAGGTCCGGCTCCCGGCCGAGATGACCCGCCTCGCGGAGGACCTGCCGGAGAACCACCGCTTCGACGCCGTCGTGGTTGACGAGGCGCAGGACTTCTCCGACACCTGGTGGCCGGCCCTCCTCAGCGCTCTCAGGACCGAGGAGTCGGGGATCTACGTCTTCTCCGACGAGAGCCAGCGGGTGTTCGCCCGGTTCGGCGGACCGCAGGTCTCCCTGCTCCCGCTCATGCTCGACGCCAACCTCCGCAACACCAAGCAGATCGGCCAGACCTTCACCGACCTGGCGCCCTTCCGCATGCGCCTGCGTGGTGGCGACGGGCCGGACGTGCGCTTCCTGCCGTGCTCGGCGGACGAGGCCCTCGACCTCGCCGACGAGGCCGTCGACGACCTGCTCGACGACTGGCGCCCGGAGGACGTCGCGCTGCTCACCACCGGCAGCCGTCACCCCGAGCAGAAGGCGAGACAGGAGCGCGGACAGGACCACTACTGGGAGTCGTTCTGGGACGAGGACCAGGTCTTCTACGGCCACGTCCTCGGGTTCAAGGGGCTCGAGCGGCGCGTGGTCGTCCTGGCGGTCAACGACACCCACCTCGAGCGGGCCCGCGAGCGCCTGTACGTCGGGCTGTCGCGCGCCCGCGACCAGCTGGTCGTGTGCGGCGATCCCGACTACATCCGGGAGGTCGGCGGGGAGTCGCTGTGGCGGACGCTGCAGGCCTGA
- a CDS encoding DUF4389 domain-containing protein, with the protein MTTAIDPNGTPSNALRSRNRPVPLVLGVLLALVGLPLLLGGLGLSWALATQRDADGFFTLPSEHLTTSVTALSSGAVELGQADSDRFWTEHDLATLRLDARSTSGSVFVGVAPTRDVEAWLAGTSYDELTDVRTDPFRYSLTRHGTEGTLGSTPGEQTFWTAQATGPGTQRLVWDVDPGTYTLVVMNSDATAGVDVDLTVGARFGFLVPIAVGLVVGGVLLIAVGGLLIAYGVHPAGPAVPTQRTTVPVGVTETPRPSPVHVTGFQDEHLSRGLWLVKWLLALPHWIVLAVLWVVYAVLTVVAFFAILVTGRYPRSLFDLDVGIMRWTWRVQFYATSAIGTDRYPPFTLGRSDYPADLDVDYPEHLSRGLVLVKWWLLAIPQLLVVAVLAGTWSGSSDRSHLVVGGLIGALTLAAGLLLLFTGRYPRPLFDLLVGLNRWVFRVLAYVSLMTDDYPPFRLDQGPEEPEPPRPAGAPPVAPFSQVEQTAGDRVTP; encoded by the coding sequence ATGACCACGGCCATCGATCCCAACGGGACGCCCTCGAACGCGCTCAGGTCGCGCAACCGTCCTGTCCCGCTCGTCCTCGGCGTCCTGCTCGCCCTCGTCGGACTGCCGCTGCTGCTCGGAGGCCTCGGTCTCAGCTGGGCCCTGGCGACCCAGCGTGATGCCGACGGCTTCTTCACCCTGCCGAGCGAGCACCTGACCACCAGCGTCACCGCACTGAGCAGCGGGGCGGTCGAGCTCGGCCAGGCGGACTCCGACCGGTTCTGGACCGAGCACGACCTGGCGACGCTGCGGCTCGACGCCCGCTCCACCAGCGGCTCGGTCTTCGTCGGCGTGGCTCCGACCCGTGACGTCGAGGCCTGGCTCGCCGGCACGTCGTACGACGAGCTGACCGACGTGCGCACCGACCCGTTCCGCTACTCCCTGACCCGGCACGGCACGGAGGGGACCCTGGGCAGCACACCCGGTGAGCAGACCTTCTGGACCGCGCAGGCCACCGGCCCCGGCACCCAACGGCTGGTCTGGGACGTCGACCCCGGGACCTACACGCTCGTGGTGATGAACAGCGACGCCACCGCCGGCGTGGACGTCGACCTCACGGTCGGTGCCCGCTTCGGCTTCCTCGTCCCGATCGCCGTCGGCCTGGTCGTGGGCGGTGTCCTGCTGATCGCCGTCGGCGGCCTGCTCATCGCGTACGGCGTGCACCCGGCCGGCCCCGCGGTCCCCACCCAGCGGACGACCGTCCCGGTGGGGGTGACCGAGACTCCGCGGCCGTCACCGGTCCACGTCACCGGCTTCCAGGACGAGCACCTGAGCCGCGGCCTGTGGCTGGTCAAGTGGCTGCTCGCCCTGCCGCACTGGATCGTGCTCGCCGTGCTGTGGGTGGTCTACGCCGTCCTGACCGTCGTCGCGTTCTTCGCGATCCTCGTCACCGGTCGCTACCCGCGCTCGCTGTTCGACCTCGACGTGGGGATCATGCGCTGGACCTGGCGGGTGCAGTTCTACGCCACCAGCGCGATCGGCACGGACCGCTACCCGCCGTTCACCCTCGGACGCAGCGACTACCCGGCCGACCTCGACGTCGACTACCCCGAGCACCTCTCGCGGGGGCTCGTGCTCGTGAAGTGGTGGCTGCTGGCGATCCCGCAGCTGCTCGTCGTCGCGGTCCTCGCCGGCACGTGGAGCGGGTCCAGCGACCGGTCGCACCTGGTCGTCGGGGGTCTGATCGGCGCGCTCACCCTCGCCGCGGGCCTGCTGCTGCTGTTCACCGGGCGCTACCCGCGGCCGCTGTTCGACCTCCTGGTCGGGCTCAACCGCTGGGTGTTCCGGGTGCTCGCCTACGTCTCGCTGATGACCGACGACTACCCGCCGTTCCGGCTCGACCAGGGCCCCGAGGAGCCCGAGCCGCCTCGGCCCGCTGGCGCGCCTCCGGTCGCGCCGTTCAGCCAGGTCGAGCAGACGGCGGGTGACCGGGTGACGCCGTGA
- a CDS encoding MBL fold metallo-hydrolase, with protein sequence MSSPMLTFLGATGTVTGSRFLVEHGGERVLVDAGLYQGVKSLRERNWEAFPIDPATLRSVVLTHAHLDHCGFLPRLVRDGFDGPILCTPETAELAVIVLEDSAHLQEEDARYANQAGFSKHSPALPLYDADDVQRTRRLFVPVAFHAETEAADGVTVTLRSAGHILGSATATLEVGGSAVLFSGDLGRPRHPLVPVREDPPAADLVVVESTYGDRRHPPRSSTLADAIRRTIKRGGTVLIPAFAVDRTELVLLELGELMRTGAVPRTPVFVDSPMALAALRVYERALQDQGLPRTFGLPDLRTAASPLESEELNAPSYPCIVVSASGMASGGRVVHHLAHQLPDPRNCVVLTGYQAVGTRGRDLAEGARHVKIHGRYVPVRAEVVVDDEFSAHADADELMSWLRRMPSPPRTAFVVHGERTASVAFARRIEDELGWPAVVPQMGERVRLD encoded by the coding sequence GTGAGCTCGCCGATGCTGACCTTCCTCGGCGCGACCGGGACGGTGACCGGGAGCCGCTTCCTGGTGGAGCACGGCGGCGAGCGGGTGCTGGTCGACGCGGGGCTCTACCAGGGGGTGAAGAGCCTGCGGGAGCGCAACTGGGAGGCGTTCCCGATCGACCCGGCGACGCTGCGGTCGGTCGTGCTGACCCACGCGCACCTCGACCACTGCGGGTTCCTGCCGCGGCTGGTGCGCGACGGGTTCGACGGCCCGATCCTCTGCACGCCCGAGACCGCGGAGCTCGCCGTGATCGTGCTGGAGGACAGCGCGCACCTGCAGGAGGAGGACGCGCGCTACGCCAACCAGGCCGGGTTCTCCAAGCACTCCCCCGCGCTGCCGTTGTACGACGCCGACGACGTGCAGCGGACCCGCCGGCTGTTCGTGCCGGTCGCCTTCCACGCGGAGACCGAGGCGGCCGACGGCGTCACGGTCACCCTGCGGTCGGCCGGGCACATCCTCGGGTCGGCCACCGCGACGCTGGAGGTCGGCGGGTCGGCGGTGCTGTTCAGCGGCGACCTCGGGCGGCCCCGGCACCCGCTGGTCCCGGTGCGCGAGGACCCGCCGGCGGCGGACCTCGTCGTCGTCGAGTCGACGTACGGCGACCGCCGGCACCCGCCGCGGTCGTCCACGCTGGCCGACGCGATCCGCCGCACGATCAAGCGGGGTGGGACGGTGCTCATCCCCGCCTTCGCGGTCGACCGGACCGAGCTGGTGCTGCTCGAGCTCGGCGAGCTGATGCGCACCGGCGCGGTGCCGCGGACGCCGGTGTTCGTGGACAGCCCGATGGCGCTGGCGGCGCTGCGGGTCTACGAGCGGGCGCTGCAGGACCAGGGGCTGCCGCGGACGTTCGGGCTGCCCGACCTCCGGACCGCCGCCTCGCCGCTGGAGTCCGAGGAGCTCAACGCGCCGTCGTACCCCTGCATCGTGGTGTCGGCCTCCGGCATGGCCTCGGGCGGTCGCGTCGTCCACCACCTCGCCCACCAGCTGCCGGACCCGCGCAACTGCGTGGTGCTGACCGGCTACCAGGCGGTCGGCACGCGCGGCCGCGACCTGGCCGAGGGGGCGCGGCACGTCAAGATCCACGGCCGCTACGTGCCCGTGCGGGCCGAGGTCGTCGTGGACGACGAGTTCTCCGCGCACGCGGACGCCGACGAGCTGATGTCCTGGTTGCGACGGATGCCCTCGCCACCCCGCACGGCCTTCGTCGTGCACGGCGAGCGCACGGCCTCGGTGGCCTTCGCGCGGCGGATCGAGGACGAGCTGGGCTGGCCGGCCGTCGTACCCCAGATGGGTGAGCGCGTGAGACTTGACTGA